GGAGGGCGGTGGGGCTGGAGCGGGTGAAGGACGCGAGATCGCCGGCGGTCGTACGGGCCAGCGTGAGGAACGCGTCGGGGTCCAGCTCGGGGTGGTGCGCCAGCAGCTTGATCACGGGCTGGTCGGGGAAGGCGGGGCCCGTGGGATCGGTGGGGCGATTGGCGTCGCCGGAGGGGGCGTCACCGGAAGGGCCGCCTCCGGAAGAGGTGTCACCGGAGGGGGCGACCGGCCCCCGGGGCTCGTCGTGCCCCGTCATGTGCGGGCACAGCGTCGAGACGAAGTCCTCGGCCAGCAGCTTCTCGGCCGGCGCGATGACCGCGGCCGGGTCCAGCAGGAGCGGCGGGTACTGCGGTTCGTAGTGGATACCGCCGGTGCGCTCGACCGCGAACGAGGTACCGGGCGCGGCGCTGCGCAGCGCGTCCACGACGGCGAGTGCGACGGTGCGCTCCAGGGGGCTGACCTCGACGATCCGGCCGCCGCGGTGCAGATCGACGACGGCCGCGCCGTTCGCGCAGATCGCCAGGCCGTGACCGTGCACATGGTCGCTGACCACGCCCATCCAGCGGGCCGGACGCCCGGTGACGAAGAACACCTCGATGCCGGCCCGCTCCGCGGCGGCCAGCGCGGCGATCGTCCGGTCGGAGACCGTCTTGTCGTCGTGCAGCAGTGTGCCGTCGAGATCGGTGGCGATCAGCCGGGGCGCAACGGCCGTTTCGGGCGCCCGTGGTGGTGTGGCGGGGGCATCAGTCACGGGGCCATCTTCCCGTACCGCCGTGCACAGGGGTGCGGTGGGTTGCGTGCATGAGCCCGTGGCGGCCGGGCGGATGGCGTAAGAACGGGCGGTGGCGAACCGGTCCCCGGCCCCGAGGCGACGTGGCGAACCGGTCCCCGGCCCGAGGTGACGTGGCGGAGCCCGTCCCCGGCACCGAGGTGAATCGTTCGCACCGTGCGGACGGCCGTACGCTCGGGGGTATGCGACTGAGCACCGTGATACTCC
This portion of the Streptomyces sp. 2114.4 genome encodes:
- a CDS encoding HAD hydrolase family protein, producing the protein MTDAPATPPRAPETAVAPRLIATDLDGTLLHDDKTVSDRTIAALAAAERAGIEVFFVTGRPARWMGVVSDHVHGHGLAICANGAAVVDLHRGGRIVEVSPLERTVALAVVDALRSAAPGTSFAVERTGGIHYEPQYPPLLLDPAAVIAPAEKLLAEDFVSTLCPHMTGHDEPRGPVAPSGDTSSGGGPSGDAPSGDANRPTDPTGPAFPDQPVIKLLAHHPELDPDAFLTLARTTAGDLASFTRSSPTALLEISGSGVSKAGTLARCCAERGISPREVVAFGDMPNDIEMLTWAGTSYAMANAHPDVLAATTGRTASNNDDGVAAVIERILRHDGPRDDR